The following proteins come from a genomic window of Streptomyces sp. Sge12:
- a CDS encoding adenosylmethionine--8-amino-7-oxononanoate transaminase — protein sequence MPPPLDPEQLVALDRAHVWHPYAPMPGRTDPVVVESASGVRLRLARPAEGSDELIDGMSSWWAAVHGYGHPVLDEAVRDQLGRMSHVMFGGITHEPAVRLAAKLVEITPDPLRHVFLSDSGSVSVEVAVKMCLQYWRSLGRPAKRRLLTWRGGYHGDTFQTMAVCDPDGGMHSAWAGLLPDQVFADRPPAGFDAGVDQEYAAHLAELFERHAHELAAVIVEPVVQGTGGMRFHSPGYLRLLRELADAHDVLLIFDEVATGFGRTGELFAADHAGVTPDVMCLGKSLTGGYLSMAATLCTPRIAEGISRGELPVLAHGPTFMGNPLAAAVAVASIELLIRDDWRTQVKRIEAELRTNLEPARALPGVVDVRVLGAIGVVQLDHDVDVTAASRAAMRAGVWLRPYRDMVYTMPPFITGDKDLARIAEGVLAAVEAG from the coding sequence ATGCCGCCGCCCCTGGACCCCGAGCAACTCGTCGCCCTCGACCGGGCCCACGTATGGCACCCCTACGCCCCCATGCCGGGGCGCACCGACCCGGTGGTCGTCGAGTCCGCCTCGGGCGTCCGGCTGCGGCTGGCGCGGCCCGCCGAGGGCTCCGACGAACTCATCGACGGCATGTCCTCGTGGTGGGCGGCCGTCCACGGCTACGGACACCCGGTCCTGGACGAGGCCGTGCGCGACCAGCTCGGCAGGATGAGCCACGTGATGTTCGGCGGCATCACCCACGAGCCCGCCGTACGGCTGGCCGCGAAGCTCGTCGAGATCACCCCCGACCCGCTGCGGCACGTCTTCCTGTCCGACTCCGGATCGGTCTCGGTCGAGGTCGCGGTCAAGATGTGCCTGCAGTACTGGCGCTCCCTCGGCCGCCCCGCGAAGCGCCGGCTGCTGACCTGGCGGGGCGGCTACCACGGCGACACCTTCCAGACGATGGCCGTGTGCGACCCGGACGGCGGGATGCACAGCGCCTGGGCGGGCCTGCTGCCGGACCAGGTGTTCGCGGACCGCCCGCCGGCCGGCTTCGACGCCGGCGTGGACCAGGAGTACGCCGCCCACCTGGCCGAACTCTTCGAACGGCACGCGCACGAGCTGGCCGCCGTGATCGTGGAGCCCGTGGTGCAGGGCACGGGCGGAATGCGCTTCCACTCCCCCGGCTACCTGCGGCTGCTGCGCGAGCTCGCCGACGCCCACGACGTGCTGCTGATCTTCGACGAGGTGGCGACCGGTTTCGGCCGCACCGGTGAGCTGTTCGCCGCCGACCACGCCGGCGTCACCCCCGACGTGATGTGTCTGGGCAAGTCCCTGACCGGCGGATACCTGTCCATGGCCGCCACGCTCTGCACCCCGCGGATCGCCGAGGGCATCTCGCGCGGCGAGCTTCCCGTCCTCGCGCACGGACCGACCTTCATGGGCAACCCGCTGGCCGCCGCGGTGGCGGTCGCCTCGATCGAGCTGCTGATCCGGGACGACTGGCGCACCCAGGTCAAGCGGATCGAGGCGGAGCTGCGGACGAACCTGGAGCCGGCCCGGGCGCTGCCGGGCGTGGTCGACGTACGGGTGCTCGGCGCCATCGGCGTGGTCCAGCTCGACCACGACGTGGACGTGACCGCGGCCTCCCGGGCCGCGATGCGCGCGGGAGTGTGGCTGCGCCCCTACCGCGACATGGTCTACACCATGCCCCCGTTCATCACCGGTGACAAGGATCTGGCCCGGATCGCGGAGGGTGTCCTGGCAGCCGTGGAGGCGGGCTGA
- a CDS encoding MFS transporter has translation MPHKVILALLAIGSFAVGTDGFVISGILPRIAGELDVSEPVAGQLVTAFALSYAISAPVLMTLTAGLSRRVMLRGSMLAFLLANVLGAVAPTYGVLMAARILAGISAALYMNTAAATATALAGERYRGRAVSLIIGGLTVATALGVPGGTLVGQLGSWRLTLALVVVLAVPVFIGLFLVLPAVPQPPVISMRDRLRIGAQRPVLLSVLANLFAVAGCFTVFTYLAAFTRATTGMDDAQVSIVLLVFGVAGAFGNAVGGRLSDRIGAERTFTGAVSGVVVSMVLLAVLASWFASGSTVVGLVFLAVTVLWGTLYWAEPPTAIHRVLDLAPTAPSVAISVNSSASYLGVALGGAVGGAVLDRLSPAALAWAGACLELIALALVVLPRTSAARKGRAGHVPVGPLPEPAREV, from the coding sequence ATGCCCCACAAGGTGATTCTGGCGCTTCTCGCCATCGGCTCCTTTGCCGTCGGCACCGACGGTTTTGTCATCAGTGGGATTCTTCCGCGTATCGCCGGGGAACTGGACGTGTCCGAACCGGTGGCCGGACAGCTCGTCACGGCCTTCGCCCTGAGTTACGCGATCAGTGCCCCGGTCCTGATGACCCTGACCGCCGGCCTGTCCCGGCGGGTCATGCTGCGCGGCTCGATGCTGGCCTTCCTGCTCGCCAACGTGCTGGGCGCCGTCGCCCCCACCTACGGGGTGCTGATGGCTGCCCGGATCCTGGCCGGGATCAGCGCCGCGCTCTACATGAACACGGCAGCGGCCACCGCGACCGCTCTCGCGGGGGAGCGGTACCGCGGCCGGGCGGTCTCCCTGATCATCGGCGGGCTCACCGTGGCCACCGCGCTCGGGGTGCCCGGAGGTACGCTGGTCGGGCAACTCGGCAGCTGGCGGCTCACGTTGGCGCTGGTCGTGGTGCTCGCCGTGCCCGTGTTCATCGGGCTGTTCCTGGTGCTGCCCGCCGTGCCCCAGCCGCCGGTGATCAGCATGCGGGACCGGTTGCGGATCGGCGCACAGCGTCCGGTGCTGCTGTCCGTCCTGGCCAACCTGTTCGCGGTGGCGGGCTGTTTCACCGTCTTCACCTATCTGGCCGCCTTCACCCGGGCCACGACGGGCATGGACGACGCGCAGGTGAGCATCGTCCTCCTGGTGTTCGGTGTGGCGGGCGCCTTCGGCAATGCCGTCGGCGGCCGGCTCAGCGACCGCATCGGCGCGGAACGCACCTTCACCGGTGCGGTGTCGGGCGTCGTGGTGTCGATGGTGCTGCTGGCCGTGCTCGCGAGCTGGTTCGCCTCCGGATCGACGGTCGTGGGGCTGGTGTTCCTCGCCGTGACCGTCCTCTGGGGCACGCTCTACTGGGCCGAACCGCCCACCGCCATCCACCGCGTGCTCGACCTGGCGCCGACGGCGCCGAGCGTGGCCATCTCCGTCAACAGTTCCGCCTCGTACCTCGGCGTGGCCCTGGGCGGCGCCGTCGGCGGCGCCGTGCTCGACCGGCTCTCGCCGGCCGCCCTGGCATGGGCGGGCGCGTGCCTGGAGCTGATCGCCCTGGCACTGGTCGTCCTGCCGAGAACGTCCGCGGCCCGCAAGGGCCGGGCGGGACACGTGCCCGTCGGCCCGCTGCCGGAGCCCGCACGCGAGGTGTGA
- the acpP gene encoding acyl carrier protein — protein sequence MANDDVFDRLTTCTVDVLQVKPESVTPDASLTEDLGASSLIQVELVMAIEEEFGISVPDESVEEIRTVDDLHRLILSLVA from the coding sequence GTGGCTAACGACGACGTTTTCGACCGCCTCACCACCTGCACGGTGGACGTCCTGCAGGTCAAGCCCGAGTCCGTGACCCCGGACGCGAGCCTGACCGAGGATCTCGGCGCCAGCAGTCTCATCCAGGTGGAGCTGGTCATGGCCATCGAGGAAGAGTTCGGCATCTCGGTACCCGACGAGTCCGTGGAGGAGATCCGGACCGTCGACGACCTGCACCGACTGATCCTTTCGCTGGTCGCGTGA
- a CDS encoding beta-ketoacyl-[acyl-carrier-protein] synthase family protein, translating to MNGKDNGGRRVAVTGIGVVSACGTGAEAFWEGLFRTPPDGHRELADWDPSPWMEVREARHTDRFTQFAVAAADMAHRDAGLTEVDAERSGVVVATALAGVSTFERQSVIHHERGGRRVSPFLVPMMMANAAAATVAMRQGWRGPCESLETACAAATHAIGHAARMIADGTCDRVLAGGTEAAITPTIVAGFTNMRALSSTGRTRPFDTDRDGFAIAEGAAVLVLEDWDTAVARGATLYGEVLGSASTADAHDITMPAPGGGEAARCIRLALEDAGVRPQDVGQINAHGTGTLRNDEAETNAILSVFEECPPVTSTKGATGHAFGAGGALEAVAVLLSMRHGRIPPTVGLTTVDPALAVDVVTGEGRTWQPGPALTQSFGFGGHNGVLVLGPAG from the coding sequence ATGAACGGCAAGGACAACGGGGGACGTCGCGTCGCCGTCACCGGCATCGGTGTCGTGAGCGCCTGCGGCACGGGGGCGGAAGCCTTCTGGGAAGGCCTCTTCCGGACACCGCCGGACGGCCACCGGGAACTGGCGGACTGGGATCCGTCGCCCTGGATGGAGGTCCGCGAGGCCCGGCACACCGACCGGTTCACCCAGTTCGCCGTCGCGGCCGCCGACATGGCCCACCGCGACGCGGGCCTCACCGAGGTCGACGCCGAACGCAGCGGGGTCGTCGTCGCCACGGCCCTGGCCGGCGTCAGCACATTCGAACGGCAGAGCGTCATCCACCACGAGCGCGGCGGGCGCCGGGTCTCCCCCTTCCTCGTGCCCATGATGATGGCCAACGCCGCCGCCGCGACGGTGGCCATGCGCCAGGGCTGGCGGGGCCCGTGCGAGAGCCTGGAGACCGCGTGCGCCGCGGCCACCCACGCCATCGGGCACGCCGCCCGGATGATCGCCGACGGCACCTGTGACCGGGTGCTCGCCGGGGGCACCGAGGCCGCCATCACACCCACCATCGTCGCCGGATTCACCAACATGCGGGCCCTGTCCTCCACCGGCCGCACCCGCCCCTTCGACACGGATCGCGACGGCTTCGCCATCGCCGAGGGCGCCGCGGTGCTCGTGCTGGAGGACTGGGACACGGCGGTGGCCCGCGGCGCCACCCTGTACGGCGAGGTCCTCGGCTCGGCCAGCACGGCCGACGCCCACGACATCACCATGCCCGCCCCCGGCGGCGGCGAAGCCGCCCGGTGCATCCGCCTCGCCCTCGAGGACGCGGGCGTGCGCCCGCAGGACGTAGGGCAGATCAACGCCCACGGCACGGGCACCCTGCGCAACGACGAGGCGGAGACCAACGCCATCCTGTCGGTGTTCGAGGAGTGCCCGCCGGTGACCTCCACCAAGGGGGCCACCGGCCACGCCTTCGGCGCCGGCGGCGCGCTGGAGGCCGTCGCAGTGCTGCTGTCCATGCGGCACGGGAGGATCCCGCCGACCGTCGGCCTCACCACCGTCGACCCGGCGCTCGCCGTGGACGTGGTCACCGGCGAGGGCCGCACGTGGCAGCCCGGGCCGGCCCTCACCCAGTCCTTCGGATTCGGCGGCCACAACGGCGTCCTTGTCCTCGGCCCCGCCGGATAG